In Streptomyces longhuiensis, the following proteins share a genomic window:
- the phsA gene encoding O-aminophenol oxidase PhsA: MTDIIERITDGLAGAARDAAPAAADGELTPYAAPLTVPPVLRPDSTDVLRETEIALRPTWVRLHPQLPPTLMWGYGGSVPGPTVEVRRGQRVRIAWTNRIPKGSEYPVTAVEVPAANPNPSTEPGRGGVPPIADVAALPAWTVTHLHGAQTGGGNDGWADNAVGYGDAQLSEYPNDHQAVQWWYHDHAMNVTRWNVHTGLYGTYLVRDDEEDALQLPSGKREIPLLIADRNLDTDEDGALNGRLLHKTVIVQEKNPETGKPVSVPFAGPYTTVNGRIWPYAEVDAAWHRFRLVNASNARIYDLVLIDEDDNPVPGVLHQIGSDGGLLPRPVPVDFDEALPTLTVAPAERMDLLIDFRALAGRRLRLVNKGAGQAPGVPDPANNVRYPHVMEFRIGECGTDDPFELPEVLSGSFRRLTHDIEHGHRLIVLTPPATKGGGGHPEIWEMTEVEDAEQVELPADGVIQLMSSDGALKTYRRTSRTFNDGLGFTVAEGSYEQWGFLNLAVNPPVVHPMHIHLADFQILGRDTYDVSGFDVTAGGTRAPLAPDPATPVPLPPNERGYKDVFRALPGQMLRVMGRFDGAYGRFMYHCHLLEHEDMGMMRPFVVMPAEAMKFDHGAGHGGHGGHGGHGG, from the coding sequence ATGACCGACATCATCGAGAGGATCACGGACGGCCTGGCGGGCGCGGCGCGGGATGCCGCGCCCGCCGCGGCGGACGGTGAACTGACGCCGTACGCGGCGCCGTTGACCGTTCCTCCCGTCCTGCGTCCCGACTCCACGGACGTCCTGCGGGAGACCGAGATCGCACTGCGGCCGACGTGGGTGCGGCTGCACCCGCAGCTCCCGCCGACACTCATGTGGGGGTACGGCGGATCGGTGCCGGGGCCGACCGTCGAGGTCCGGCGCGGGCAGCGCGTCCGCATCGCCTGGACCAACCGCATCCCGAAGGGCAGCGAGTACCCGGTCACCGCCGTCGAGGTGCCGGCGGCGAACCCCAACCCGAGCACCGAACCGGGCCGCGGCGGCGTCCCGCCCATCGCGGACGTCGCCGCCCTGCCCGCCTGGACCGTCACCCACCTGCACGGCGCGCAGACGGGCGGCGGCAACGACGGCTGGGCGGACAACGCGGTGGGCTACGGCGACGCCCAGCTCTCCGAGTACCCGAACGACCACCAGGCGGTCCAGTGGTGGTACCACGACCATGCCATGAACGTGACGCGGTGGAACGTCCACACGGGCCTCTACGGCACCTATCTCGTCCGCGACGACGAGGAGGACGCGCTCCAACTCCCCTCCGGGAAAAGGGAGATCCCGCTCCTCATCGCCGACCGCAACCTCGACACGGACGAGGACGGCGCGCTCAACGGCCGGCTGCTGCACAAGACCGTGATCGTCCAGGAGAAGAACCCGGAGACGGGCAAGCCGGTCTCCGTGCCCTTCGCGGGCCCGTACACCACGGTCAACGGCCGTATCTGGCCCTACGCCGAGGTGGACGCGGCCTGGCACCGCTTCCGCCTGGTCAACGCGTCGAACGCCAGGATCTACGACCTCGTCCTGATCGACGAGGACGACAACCCGGTGCCGGGCGTCCTGCATCAGATCGGCAGCGACGGCGGCCTTCTCCCGCGCCCGGTGCCGGTCGACTTCGACGAGGCGCTGCCCACACTGACCGTCGCCCCGGCCGAGCGCATGGACCTGCTCATCGACTTCCGCGCGCTCGCCGGACGCCGCCTACGCCTCGTCAACAAGGGCGCGGGCCAGGCGCCCGGCGTGCCCGACCCGGCGAACAACGTGCGCTATCCGCACGTCATGGAGTTCCGCATCGGTGAGTGCGGCACGGACGACCCGTTCGAGCTGCCCGAGGTCCTCTCGGGCTCCTTCCGCCGGCTGACGCACGACATCGAGCACGGGCACCGCCTCATCGTGCTGACCCCGCCGGCCACGAAGGGCGGCGGCGGCCACCCCGAGATCTGGGAGATGACCGAGGTCGAGGACGCCGAACAGGTCGAGCTGCCCGCGGACGGGGTCATCCAACTCATGAGCTCCGACGGCGCGTTGAAGACGTACCGCCGCACCTCACGCACCTTCAACGACGGCCTCGGCTTCACCGTCGCGGAGGGCAGTTACGAGCAGTGGGGCTTCTTGAACCTCGCCGTGAACCCGCCCGTCGTGCACCCCATGCACATCCATCTCGCCGACTTCCAGATCCTCGGCCGTGACACGTACGACGTGTCGGGGTTCGACGTGACGGCCGGCGGCACGCGCGCGCCGCTCGCGCCCGACCCGGCCACGCCGGTCCCGCTCCCGCCGAACGAGCGCGGCTACAAGGACGTCTTCAGGGCGCTGCCAGGCCAGATGCTGCGCGTCATGGGACGGTTCGACGGCGCCTACGGGCGCTTCATGTACCACTGCCATCTGCTGGAGCACGAGGACATGGGCATGATGCGGCCGTTCGTGGTGATGCCCGCCGAGGCGATGAAGTTCGACCACGGCGCGGGCCACGGCGGACATGGGGGACACGGAGGGCACGGCGGCTGA
- a CDS encoding PDZ domain-containing protein, with product MEQTALRPKSMPGAPRREGVAARGNGAGGRRPHAARRRGKRLVTLLFGLLFGAVLVLSGVGLGTVGAAVIGMSKLAEMQQQAGAAPRPPVLAPSRPPTASTSPSPSVRPVRAALGVEAVDAPKGAGALLVGVHMPGPGYTAGLVRGDVLIAFGGTRIGSAGVLAQAVAAARPGQQVTLTVRHESGARQVLAVTPGVVT from the coding sequence ATGGAACAGACCGCGTTGCGCCCCAAGTCGATGCCCGGAGCTCCGCGTCGTGAGGGGGTGGCCGCCCGGGGGAACGGTGCGGGAGGCCGCCGCCCGCACGCGGCGCGGCGCCGCGGCAAGCGCCTCGTCACCCTGCTGTTCGGCCTGCTGTTCGGGGCCGTGCTCGTGCTGTCGGGCGTCGGCCTCGGGACGGTCGGCGCGGCCGTCATCGGCATGAGCAAGCTGGCCGAGATGCAGCAGCAGGCGGGGGCGGCGCCGCGGCCTCCCGTGCTCGCGCCGTCCCGACCGCCGACCGCGTCCACCTCCCCGTCGCCTTCCGTCCGCCCCGTGCGGGCGGCGCTCGGCGTCGAGGCGGTGGACGCCCCCAAGGGGGCGGGTGCGCTGCTCGTGGGTGTGCACATGCCCGGTCCCGGCTACACGGCCGGTCTCGTCCGGGGTGATGTCCTGATCGCCTTCGGCGGGACCCGGATCGGCTCGGCGGGCGTACTCGCGCAGGCGGTGGCGGCCGCGCGCCCGGGGCAGCAGGTCACGCTGACGGTCCGGCACGAGTCGGGCGCGCGCCAGGTGCTGGCGGTGACTCCTGGGGTGGTGACCTAG
- a CDS encoding metallophosphoesterase has protein sequence MLVLAQISDLHLDGTPRATERARRVIDHLRALPGPVDALLVTGDIADHGAESEYEEAAELLGLHKDGPNDARPPSPDLPFPVLPCPGNHDSRAPYRKALLREPAAEGPVNRAHRVGGAMVLMCDSSIPGADEGRLDEETYGWLEDTLDGLDGETPVLLAFHHPPVALHHPLPDAYQLTQPRTLAALLERRPEIAGIIAGHAHTPAATVFAGRPLVIGPGVTWTLRLPWEGEGVADRDAPVGLAFHILDDERRLTTHFRVV, from the coding sequence ATGCTTGTGCTGGCCCAGATCAGTGACCTGCACCTCGACGGCACCCCGCGCGCCACGGAGCGCGCCCGGCGCGTGATCGACCACCTCCGGGCACTGCCCGGCCCGGTGGACGCCCTCCTCGTCACCGGCGACATCGCGGACCACGGCGCGGAGTCCGAGTACGAGGAGGCGGCGGAGCTTCTCGGGCTGCACAAGGACGGCCCGAACGACGCCCGCCCGCCGTCCCCCGACCTGCCCTTCCCCGTCCTGCCCTGTCCCGGCAACCACGACAGCCGGGCGCCCTACCGCAAGGCGCTGCTCCGCGAACCCGCCGCCGAGGGGCCGGTGAACCGCGCCCACCGCGTGGGCGGCGCCATGGTCCTCATGTGCGACTCCAGCATTCCCGGCGCCGACGAGGGCCGGCTCGACGAGGAGACGTACGGCTGGCTGGAGGACACCCTCGACGGGCTCGACGGCGAGACTCCCGTCCTGCTCGCGTTCCACCACCCGCCGGTGGCGCTGCACCACCCGCTGCCCGACGCGTACCAGCTGACCCAACCGCGGACGCTGGCGGCCCTGTTGGAGCGGCGGCCGGAGATCGCCGGGATCATCGCGGGGCACGCGCACACCCCGGCCGCCACGGTGTTCGCGGGCCGCCCCCTGGTGATCGGCCCGGGTGTGACGTGGACGCTGCGGCTGCCCTGGGAGGGCGAGGGCGTGGCGGACCGGGACGCTCCGGTGGGCCTGGCCTTCCACATCCTCGACGACGAGCGGCGGCTGACGACGCACTTCCGGGTCGTGTGA
- a CDS encoding aminopeptidase P family protein: MTATPAPFTADDYKARMERAARSAADAGLAGVLVAPGPDMVWLTGYSPTADTERLTMLVLAPGQDPVLVVPTLEAPDAAKAVGADALTLRDWTDGKDPYAVTAPLLDVAGRFGISDNAWAMHLIGLQKALPDTSYASLTEALPMLRAVKDAAELERLTAAGEAADATYEEIKKVPFAGRRETDVAGDLADLLRQFGHSQVDFTVVGSGPNGANPHHEAGERVIENGDMVVLDFGGLKHGYGSDTSRTVHVGEPTAEEQRVHDVVREAQAAGCAAVEPGAACQDVDRAARAVITEFGYGQYFIHRTGHGIGVTTHEPPYMIEGEEQRLVPGMCFSVEPGIYLPGRFGVRIEDIVTVTEDGVRRLNSTSRDMAIVS, from the coding sequence ATGACCGCCACGCCCGCGCCGTTCACGGCCGACGACTACAAGGCCCGCATGGAGCGCGCCGCCCGGTCCGCGGCCGACGCGGGGCTCGCCGGCGTCCTCGTCGCCCCCGGCCCCGACATGGTCTGGCTCACCGGCTACTCGCCCACGGCCGACACCGAGCGCCTCACGATGCTCGTCCTCGCCCCGGGCCAGGATCCCGTCCTCGTCGTGCCGACCCTGGAGGCACCGGACGCCGCGAAGGCGGTGGGGGCGGACGCCCTCACCCTGCGGGACTGGACCGACGGCAAGGACCCGTACGCGGTGACCGCGCCCCTCCTCGACGTCGCCGGGCGCTTCGGCATCAGCGACAACGCCTGGGCGATGCACCTCATCGGGCTGCAGAAGGCGCTGCCCGACACCTCGTACGCCTCCCTCACGGAGGCCCTGCCGATGCTGCGCGCCGTCAAGGACGCGGCCGAACTCGAACGGCTCACGGCGGCCGGCGAGGCGGCCGACGCCACGTACGAGGAGATCAAGAAGGTGCCCTTCGCGGGCCGCAGGGAGACCGACGTCGCGGGCGATCTCGCCGATCTGCTGCGGCAGTTCGGGCACTCCCAGGTGGACTTCACCGTCGTCGGATCGGGTCCGAACGGCGCCAACCCGCACCACGAGGCGGGCGAGCGCGTCATCGAGAACGGCGACATGGTCGTCCTCGACTTCGGCGGCCTCAAGCACGGCTACGGCTCCGACACCTCCCGCACCGTGCACGTCGGCGAGCCGACCGCCGAGGAGCAGCGCGTCCACGACGTCGTGCGTGAGGCGCAGGCGGCGGGCTGCGCGGCGGTCGAGCCGGGCGCCGCCTGCCAGGACGTCGACCGCGCCGCCCGCGCCGTGATCACCGAGTTCGGCTACGGCCAGTACTTCATCCACCGCACCGGCCACGGCATCGGCGTCACCACCCACGAGCCGCCCTACATGATCGAGGGTGAGGAACAGCGCCTCGTCCCCGGAATGTGCTTCTCCGTGGAGCCGGGCATCTACCTGCCGGGCCGCTTCGGGGTGCGGATCGAGGACATCGTGACGGTCACCGAGGACGGTGTACGACGGCTGAACAGCACGTCGCGGGACATGGCGATCGTGAGCTAG
- a CDS encoding aminoglycoside phosphotransferase family protein, translated as MSDAARPTQDTVRRLLGALLPDAGQLDVSAVPEGDEHSTWWVGTRYVLRLALDAPASVRQRREIRLRDLVRQHVGIAVPASLASGEWAAGRTYSLDTRLQGASGEAVDVTAAGEEDLAGLLGGLREVPAARAEALGLARTAPRSLDVLRREAARAAELLGGDGEFEPARLGQLTAQAAAQLAPQPGAVVIHHDLKGEHLTVTPDGRVRGVLDWSEADIGDPAEDIAGLCIAVGARAAVRAATLAGYGARASLRGLWLARCDTLVRLGERLHGTDDSPVPLLRVQLERAWEAILLELVTELADKDPETG; from the coding sequence ATGTCCGACGCCGCGCGTCCCACCCAGGACACCGTACGAAGACTGCTGGGCGCCCTCCTCCCGGACGCCGGGCAGCTCGACGTCAGTGCCGTGCCCGAGGGCGATGAGCACTCCACCTGGTGGGTCGGCACCCGCTATGTGCTGCGCCTCGCCCTCGACGCGCCGGCGTCCGTGCGCCAGCGCCGCGAGATCAGGCTCCGCGACCTCGTGCGCCAGCACGTCGGCATCGCCGTGCCCGCCTCGCTCGCGTCCGGCGAGTGGGCGGCGGGGCGCACGTACTCCCTCGACACGCGGCTGCAGGGCGCGTCGGGCGAGGCCGTCGACGTGACCGCGGCCGGCGAGGAGGATCTCGCGGGGCTGCTCGGCGGACTGCGGGAGGTGCCGGCGGCGCGGGCCGAGGCGCTCGGACTCGCGAGGACGGCGCCGCGCTCCCTGGACGTGCTGCGCAGGGAGGCGGCACGGGCCGCCGAACTCCTCGGCGGTGACGGCGAGTTCGAACCCGCGCGGCTCGGGCAGCTGACCGCGCAGGCCGCCGCTCAGCTCGCCCCGCAGCCCGGCGCCGTCGTCATCCACCACGACCTCAAGGGCGAGCACCTCACCGTGACCCCCGACGGCCGGGTGCGCGGCGTCCTCGACTGGTCCGAGGCCGACATCGGCGACCCGGCCGAGGACATCGCGGGCCTGTGCATCGCGGTCGGCGCCCGCGCGGCCGTCCGAGCGGCGACCCTCGCCGGTTACGGCGCCCGCGCCAGTCTGCGCGGCCTGTGGCTGGCCCGCTGCGACACGCTCGTACGCCTCGGCGAGCGCCTCCACGGCACGGACGACAGTCCCGTGCCGCTGCTGCGCGTCCAGCTGGAGCGCGCGTGGGAGGCGATCCTCCTCGAACTCGTGACGGAGCTCGCCGACAAGGACCCGGAGACCGGCTGA
- the treZ gene encoding malto-oligosyltrehalose trehalohydrolase, whose protein sequence is MQFEVWAPQAERVTFHCEGTTRALERDPDREGWWTGEADAQDGTRYGFALDDGPVLPDPRSRRQPDGPDGLSAVVDHAQYTWRSPSGPERGLPGAVLYELHVGTFTREGTLDAAAEQLGHLVELGITHVELMPLCPFPGRHGWGYEGVSPWAVHEPYGGPEALKRFVDMAHGLGLGVVLDVVQNHLGPSGNHLPAFGPYFTDTHHTPWGAAVNLDAPGSDEVRAYLVGSALAWLRDYRIDGLRLDAVHALCDTRAIHFLEELSTAVDALAEEQDRPLFLVGESDLGDPRVITPRHHGGLGLQAQWSDDFHHALHTAVTGESQGYYADFAKAPMAALAKTLTRGYFHDGTYSTFRGRHHGRPVDRTRTPAHRLLGYAQTHDQIGNRAQGDRLSAGLSPGLLACAATLVLTGPFTPMLFMGEEWAAGTPWQFFTDHTDPALADAVRKGRRREFASHGWAEEDIPDPQDPATRERSCLDWSEPAGDPHARVLAWYRELIALRHARADLTDSDLAAVRVAYDEESRWIAYRRGDLRVAVNLSDEPVAVPVGRNGYRVLAAWEPVGLPGEDGLLTVPPQSSAVLVSP, encoded by the coding sequence GTGCAGTTCGAGGTGTGGGCACCACAGGCAGAGCGGGTCACGTTCCACTGCGAGGGCACCACGCGCGCGTTGGAGCGCGACCCGGACCGCGAGGGGTGGTGGACGGGCGAGGCGGACGCGCAGGACGGCACGCGCTACGGGTTCGCGCTCGACGACGGGCCGGTGCTGCCCGACCCCCGCTCACGCCGCCAACCGGACGGGCCCGACGGCCTGAGCGCGGTCGTCGACCACGCGCAGTACACGTGGCGCTCACCCTCGGGGCCGGAGCGCGGCCTGCCGGGCGCGGTCCTGTACGAACTGCACGTGGGGACCTTCACGCGCGAGGGCACGCTCGACGCCGCGGCCGAACAGCTGGGGCATCTCGTCGAGTTGGGCATCACCCATGTCGAGCTGATGCCGCTGTGCCCGTTTCCCGGGCGGCACGGCTGGGGCTACGAGGGCGTCAGCCCCTGGGCGGTCCACGAGCCGTACGGGGGGCCTGAGGCGCTGAAGCGTTTTGTCGACATGGCGCACGGGCTCGGGCTCGGCGTCGTCCTCGACGTGGTCCAGAACCACCTGGGCCCTTCGGGCAACCATCTGCCCGCGTTCGGGCCGTACTTCACCGACACCCACCACACGCCCTGGGGCGCCGCGGTCAACCTCGACGCCCCCGGTTCCGACGAGGTGCGCGCGTACCTCGTCGGCAGCGCGCTGGCCTGGCTGCGCGACTACCGGATCGACGGGCTGCGCCTCGACGCGGTGCACGCGCTGTGCGACACGCGCGCGATCCACTTCCTGGAGGAGCTGTCCACGGCCGTCGACGCCCTGGCCGAGGAGCAGGACAGGCCTCTGTTCCTGGTCGGCGAGTCCGACCTCGGCGACCCGCGCGTGATCACCCCGCGCCACCACGGCGGCCTCGGCCTGCAGGCGCAGTGGAGCGACGACTTCCACCACGCTCTGCACACGGCGGTGACGGGCGAGTCCCAGGGCTACTACGCGGACTTCGCGAAGGCGCCGATGGCCGCGCTCGCCAAGACCCTGACCCGGGGCTACTTCCACGACGGCACGTACTCGACGTTCCGGGGCCGGCATCACGGGCGCCCCGTCGACCGCACCCGCACCCCCGCGCACCGGCTGCTCGGCTACGCCCAGACCCACGACCAGATCGGCAACCGCGCGCAGGGCGACCGCCTCTCCGCGGGCCTGTCCCCCGGGCTCCTCGCGTGCGCGGCCACCCTCGTGCTGACCGGGCCCTTCACGCCGATGCTGTTCATGGGCGAGGAGTGGGCCGCGGGCACGCCGTGGCAGTTCTTCACCGACCACACCGACCCGGCGCTCGCGGACGCCGTACGCAAGGGCAGGCGGCGGGAGTTCGCGTCGCACGGGTGGGCCGAGGAGGACATCCCCGATCCGCAGGACCCGGCGACCCGTGAGCGTTCCTGCCTGGACTGGTCGGAGCCGGCCGGCGATCCGCACGCGCGCGTGCTGGCCTGGTACCGCGAGCTGATCGCGCTGCGCCACGCCCGGGCCGACCTGACGGACTCCGACCTCGCGGCCGTGCGGGTGGCGTACGACGAGGAGTCCCGCTGGATCGCCTACCGGCGCGGCGATCTGCGGGTGGCGGTGAACCTGTCGGACGAGCCGGTGGCGGTGCCGGTCGGGCGGAACGGTTACCGGGTGCTCGCCGCGTGGGAGCCGGTGGGCCTGCCGGGCGAGGACGGTCTGCTCACCGTCCCGCCGCAGTCGAGCGCGGTGCTCGTCAGCCCGTAG
- a CDS encoding GNAT family N-acetyltransferase: MTAAPHGSPHPTHDDARPVVRALTEEDVPLFRTFDDPGLVGRVITGVGYRTVAEGGDYRPEWTWVALREGRVVARAAWWGGKDDTEPVNLNWFDVLEDDIEAGAELLRQAPFDVEYELILPAGWSEDPRTRAAAEARMEAVTRAGKKFLVERLRYRWTPDNGLPERPGRLEFRAEPDDEVILDVLRRVHSATLDAHARHAIEESGLDTAAQEELDFFHWCPSPREWWQLAYTPQGELVGLHIPAHNPGGPCIGFIGVVPEQRGHGYAYDLLVESTHFLVEQGAEFIAGATDDGNFPMAANFTKAGYPVTEKRINFV; this comes from the coding sequence TTGACTGCTGCACCGCACGGAAGCCCGCACCCGACGCACGACGACGCCCGTCCGGTCGTCCGCGCACTGACCGAGGAAGACGTTCCGCTTTTCCGTACGTTCGATGATCCGGGCCTCGTGGGCCGCGTCATCACCGGCGTCGGATATCGCACCGTCGCCGAGGGCGGCGACTACCGCCCCGAGTGGACCTGGGTCGCCCTGCGCGAGGGACGCGTGGTCGCGCGGGCCGCCTGGTGGGGCGGCAAGGACGACACGGAACCGGTGAACCTGAACTGGTTCGACGTCCTGGAGGACGACATCGAGGCGGGCGCCGAACTGCTGCGGCAGGCCCCGTTCGACGTCGAGTACGAGCTGATCCTGCCCGCGGGCTGGAGTGAGGATCCGCGGACGCGGGCGGCCGCCGAGGCGCGGATGGAGGCGGTCACGCGGGCCGGCAAGAAGTTCCTCGTGGAGCGGCTGCGCTACCGGTGGACGCCGGACAACGGCCTGCCGGAGCGCCCCGGCCGCCTGGAGTTCCGGGCCGAACCCGACGACGAGGTGATCCTCGACGTGCTGCGCCGGGTCCACTCGGCGACGCTCGACGCGCACGCGCGGCACGCCATCGAGGAGTCGGGCCTCGACACGGCCGCGCAGGAGGAGCTGGACTTCTTCCACTGGTGTCCGTCGCCGCGCGAGTGGTGGCAGCTGGCGTACACGCCGCAGGGCGAGCTGGTCGGCCTGCACATCCCCGCCCACAACCCCGGCGGGCCGTGCATCGGGTTCATCGGCGTGGTGCCGGAGCAGCGCGGCCACGGATACGCGTACGACCTGCTGGTCGAGTCGACGCACTTCCTGGTGGAGCAGGGCGCCGAGTTCATCGCCGGGGCGACGGACGACGGGAACTTCCCGATGGCGGCGAATTTCACGAAGGCCGGGTACCCGGTCACGGAGAAGCGCATCAACTTCGTCTGA
- a CDS encoding DUF1707 and FHA domain-containing protein: protein MTSSFEHHTYPARLSDAERDRALRELREGAALGRLSHDTFVRRMELALAARRSDELAALTADLHTEGRLARAVFGTVAAVSGFTVRLRGAWQRERLPKLQLPSPNNPYPLRIGRDPANGLRLSHETVSRVHAELSRQGGMWVLRDLGSTNGTSVNGRRVVGAAVVQDGDQVGFGRMSFRLSADSA, encoded by the coding sequence GTGACCTCCTCGTTCGAGCACCATACGTACCCCGCGCGGCTGTCCGACGCCGAGCGCGACAGGGCGTTGCGGGAGCTCCGCGAGGGCGCCGCACTCGGCAGGCTGTCGCACGACACGTTCGTACGGCGCATGGAGCTCGCACTCGCCGCCCGCCGGTCCGACGAACTCGCCGCGCTCACCGCCGATCTGCACACCGAGGGCCGCTTGGCCCGCGCGGTCTTCGGCACCGTTGCGGCGGTCTCGGGCTTCACCGTGCGGCTGCGCGGGGCCTGGCAGCGCGAGCGGCTCCCGAAGCTGCAGCTGCCGTCGCCGAACAACCCGTACCCGCTGCGCATCGGGCGCGACCCGGCGAACGGACTGCGGCTCAGCCACGAGACCGTCTCCCGGGTGCACGCCGAACTGAGCAGGCAGGGCGGCATGTGGGTGCTGCGTGACCTCGGCTCCACCAACGGCACGTCCGTCAACGGGCGGCGGGTGGTCGGCGCGGCGGTCGTCCAGGACGGCGACCAGGTCGGCTTCGGACGGATGTCGTTCCGGCTCTCCGCCGACTCCGCCTGA
- a CDS encoding M14 family zinc carboxypeptidase encodes MSHLTEHRYPNVAELVQSARELATHRPDLCVLRQVGTSRAGRPLHLLSVGHDHRAVLVVAGAHANEPAGGSTLLRLAERALLERELRTDCSWHFLLCADPDGADLHRTPAPRTLLDYHRHFFRPAGPEQPEWSPSVLPPDRLPPETRTLTGVIDELRPFLQVSLHGTDLGGSWVQLTRDIPGLAEPFAKSAAELHIPVETGASDAAGWPATGPGVHVMPEPGAEAAFPSLPDDARHSTWHHAHRYGGRTAIVEVPMWASDLVDDPAPHPAPDRALRRLAQRLSRDTLLVEEILQSALPRLPEVDGPLMRATRWAVALVPGLAGDWLQPPPQDATMAYVGSIDAFSRRLPLRAAAMLLRVLKEADDPDAERLEQLVAHWCDAFAERFRARWVPLEHQVEHQSRTTVAAVRHTLAAGD; translated from the coding sequence GTGAGTCACCTGACGGAGCACCGCTACCCGAATGTGGCCGAACTGGTCCAGTCAGCACGGGAGCTGGCGACTCACCGACCCGACCTGTGCGTTCTACGCCAGGTCGGGACCTCACGCGCGGGCCGGCCGCTGCACCTGTTGTCGGTGGGGCACGACCACCGCGCGGTGCTCGTGGTCGCGGGAGCCCACGCGAACGAGCCGGCCGGTGGCTCGACTCTCCTGCGCCTCGCCGAACGCGCCCTGCTGGAAAGGGAGTTGCGCACCGACTGCTCCTGGCACTTCTTGTTGTGCGCCGACCCGGACGGCGCGGATCTGCACCGCACCCCCGCGCCGCGCACCCTGCTCGACTACCACCGGCACTTCTTCCGCCCCGCCGGCCCCGAGCAGCCCGAGTGGTCGCCCTCCGTGCTGCCGCCGGACCGGCTGCCGCCCGAGACGCGCACGCTGACCGGGGTCATCGACGAGCTGCGCCCCTTTCTCCAGGTGTCGCTGCACGGCACCGATCTGGGCGGCAGCTGGGTGCAGTTGACGCGGGACATCCCGGGGCTCGCGGAGCCGTTCGCCAAGTCGGCGGCGGAGCTGCACATCCCGGTGGAGACGGGGGCCTCGGACGCGGCGGGCTGGCCCGCGACGGGCCCAGGCGTCCATGTGATGCCGGAGCCCGGCGCGGAGGCCGCGTTCCCGAGCCTGCCGGACGACGCCCGGCACAGCACCTGGCACCACGCCCACCGCTACGGGGGCCGCACGGCGATCGTCGAGGTCCCGATGTGGGCGAGCGACCTCGTGGACGACCCGGCGCCGCACCCCGCTCCCGACCGGGCGCTGCGGCGCCTGGCGCAGCGGCTGAGCCGGGACACGCTCCTGGTGGAGGAGATCCTCCAGTCGGCGCTGCCGCGGCTTCCCGAGGTGGACGGGCCCCTGATGCGGGCGACGCGCTGGGCCGTCGCGCTGGTGCCGGGCCTCGCGGGCGACTGGCTGCAACCTCCGCCGCAGGACGCCACGATGGCGTACGTGGGGAGCATCGACGCGTTCTCCAGACGGCTGCCGTTGCGGGCCGCCGCGATGCTCCTGCGGGTCCTGAAGGAGGCGGACGACCCGGACGCGGAGCGTCTTGAGCAGTTGGTGGCGCACTGGTGCGACGCGTTCGCCGAGCGGTTCAGGGCGCGCTGGGTGCCACTGGAGCACCAGGTCGAGCACCAGTCACGGACGACCGTCGCGGCCGTGCGGCACACGCTCGCGGCGGGCGACTGA